The Sinomicrobium kalidii genome contains a region encoding:
- the bshC gene encoding bacillithiol biosynthesis cysteine-adding enzyme BshC codes for MPAECISFRETGYFSRLICDYTERAEALSPFYNRFPEISGFENQIREKQASFPAETRQVLVRALEEQYKDIKASKATLFNLQSLSANTAFTVTTGHQLNLFTGPGYFLYKIISVINLAKRLKDTCPDYHFVPVYWMATEDHDFEEINHFNFKGKNFRWNRKSGGAVGEFSTEGLDEVLHLFASELGAGRHAEYLKDLFRSAYLEHDRLADATRFLANELFGEYGLVIVDGNDRALKKRFVPHMEKDLTRHTAYESVSAASEALREIDPGYKIQVNPRQINLFYLQDGIRERIEKSGDEYIVHGTAIKWNEEELLKHLHEEPQQFSPNVLLRPLYQEVILPNLSYTGGGGEIAYWLQLREFFRNEGVPFPVLMLRNSVLLIDTALRDKMKKLGITSRNLFLKRDAFINKRVRQISDIDIDFSPQKKHLEEQFSTLYELAEKTDKTFLNAVKAQEVKQLKGLDKLEKRLLKAQKRKLSDHVTRITAIQNELFPNGALQERVVNFSEFYLEYGEEFIPGLVKALNPLENGFSVLTL; via the coding sequence ATGCCTGCAGAGTGTATTTCGTTCAGGGAAACCGGATATTTTTCCAGGTTGATATGTGATTATACCGAAAGGGCGGAGGCCCTGAGCCCCTTTTACAACCGTTTTCCCGAAATTAGCGGATTTGAAAACCAGATCAGGGAAAAACAGGCGTCTTTTCCTGCCGAAACACGTCAGGTACTGGTAAGGGCACTGGAAGAACAGTACAAGGATATCAAGGCTTCAAAGGCCACCTTATTCAACCTGCAGTCCTTGTCTGCGAATACTGCGTTTACGGTGACCACGGGGCATCAGTTAAACCTTTTTACGGGGCCCGGGTACTTTTTATATAAGATCATTTCCGTTATTAACCTGGCAAAGAGGCTGAAGGACACCTGTCCGGACTATCATTTTGTTCCGGTGTACTGGATGGCTACCGAAGACCACGATTTTGAAGAGATCAACCACTTTAATTTTAAGGGAAAAAACTTCAGGTGGAACAGAAAGTCCGGAGGGGCTGTAGGCGAATTTTCCACGGAAGGCCTGGATGAAGTGCTGCATTTGTTCGCTTCCGAACTGGGAGCAGGACGCCACGCGGAATACCTGAAAGACCTGTTCCGCAGTGCTTATCTGGAACATGACCGTCTTGCAGATGCTACACGGTTTCTGGCCAACGAGCTGTTTGGTGAATACGGTCTTGTGATTGTAGACGGGAACGACAGAGCGCTCAAAAAACGCTTTGTCCCCCATATGGAAAAAGATTTGACCCGGCATACGGCATATGAAAGTGTTTCAGCTGCTTCCGAAGCACTTAGGGAAATAGACCCGGGATACAAAATACAGGTAAATCCCCGGCAGATCAATCTTTTTTACCTGCAGGACGGTATCCGGGAACGAATAGAAAAAAGCGGGGACGAATATATTGTACACGGTACGGCAATAAAATGGAATGAAGAAGAATTGCTGAAACACCTGCACGAAGAACCACAGCAATTTTCGCCCAATGTGTTGCTACGGCCGTTGTACCAGGAAGTTATTCTGCCCAACCTCAGTTACACCGGTGGGGGTGGCGAAATAGCATACTGGTTGCAACTCAGGGAATTCTTCCGAAACGAGGGAGTGCCGTTCCCGGTACTGATGCTTCGCAATTCCGTTCTGCTGATAGATACCGCACTCCGGGATAAAATGAAAAAGCTGGGCATCACTTCCCGGAACCTGTTCCTGAAACGGGATGCCTTTATCAATAAAAGGGTAAGGCAGATCAGCGATATAGATATTGATTTTTCACCGCAGAAAAAGCATTTGGAAGAGCAGTTCAGCACCTTGTATGAACTTGCTGAAAAAACAGATAAAACCTTTTTGAATGCCGTTAAGGCTCAGGAGGTCAAGCAACTGAAGGGGCTTGATAAACTCGAAAAGCGATTGCTGAAAGCACAAAAACGGAAATTGTCCGACCACGTTACTCGTATCACTGCCATACAAAACGAATTGTTCCCCAACGGCGCGCTCCAGGAACGGGTGGTGAACTTTTCGGAATTTTATTTGGAATACGGAGAAGAGTTCATTCCCGGACTTGTGAAGGCCCTGAACCCCCTGGAAAACGGGTTCAGTGTATTGACACTCTGA
- a CDS encoding pyridoxal phosphate-dependent decarboxylase family protein, with protein MHNIDMDVVEMTLDVMKYAINRITHTSPELGHPKKAEELRKLVGETITPEGIGGEKAFQLFRDVLVKATVPIDHPRHLAFVPASPTRAAVMFDLVTSASSIHGAYWMEGAGGIYCENEAMKWLVSLTGLPEGAFGVFTSGGTAANLSAMVTAREAWRSASGEHRRDRGVVITSIGAHSSIKAMAKVIDADVYLVDTEDRLTGEGLEETIAGLSEQERERLFAVVATGGTTNAGIIDDLHGIASVCEKEKLWFHVDAAYGGGALAADSVRHLFKGIERADSITIDPHKWLFSPYDCGAVIYKEPELARQAHAQEGSYLDIFKDEGAQGFNPADYQVQLTRRVRGLPLWFSLAMHGTEMYKKAVERGIELAQAAGRLIREYPDLELVREPSLSCVLFRRIGWSPDDYTNWTYKNHREGIALVTPTKWKKGNTYETVSRFCFINPDTTEEDIKVILDTMK; from the coding sequence ATGCACAATATAGATATGGACGTGGTGGAAATGACACTCGACGTCATGAAATACGCCATCAACAGGATTACACACACTTCGCCGGAGCTGGGGCATCCCAAAAAAGCGGAAGAACTCCGGAAGCTGGTGGGAGAGACGATCACTCCGGAAGGTATAGGAGGTGAAAAGGCATTTCAACTCTTCCGGGATGTACTGGTCAAGGCCACGGTCCCCATTGATCACCCGAGGCACCTGGCCTTTGTGCCCGCATCGCCGACACGGGCCGCTGTAATGTTCGACCTGGTGACCTCGGCTTCCAGCATACACGGGGCCTACTGGATGGAAGGGGCAGGCGGGATTTATTGTGAAAATGAAGCCATGAAATGGCTGGTATCCCTTACCGGTTTGCCCGAAGGGGCTTTCGGGGTCTTCACCAGCGGGGGTACGGCAGCCAACCTGTCTGCAATGGTCACGGCCCGTGAAGCCTGGCGGTCGGCCTCCGGTGAGCACAGGCGCGACAGAGGTGTGGTTATTACTTCGATAGGAGCGCATTCTTCCATCAAGGCGATGGCCAAGGTTATTGATGCCGATGTTTATCTCGTGGATACGGAAGACCGGCTTACGGGAGAAGGCCTCGAAGAAACGATAGCCGGGCTGAGCGAACAGGAAAGGGAAAGGCTGTTTGCCGTGGTGGCCACCGGAGGGACCACCAATGCAGGCATTATCGATGACCTCCACGGTATTGCTTCGGTATGTGAAAAGGAAAAACTCTGGTTCCATGTTGATGCCGCTTACGGCGGCGGTGCCCTGGCAGCCGATTCCGTAAGACACCTCTTCAAGGGTATAGAAAGGGCAGACAGCATTACTATTGACCCGCACAAATGGTTGTTCTCCCCTTACGATTGCGGGGCCGTGATCTACAAGGAGCCGGAACTGGCCCGGCAGGCACATGCCCAGGAAGGATCTTATCTCGATATTTTTAAGGATGAAGGCGCACAGGGCTTTAATCCCGCAGATTACCAGGTACAGCTTACCCGAAGGGTCCGCGGACTGCCGCTGTGGTTTTCCCTGGCCATGCACGGCACCGAAATGTATAAGAAGGCCGTGGAAAGAGGAATAGAACTCGCACAGGCAGCCGGGAGGCTGATACGGGAATACCCGGACCTGGAACTCGTAAGGGAGCCCAGTCTTTCCTGCGTACTGTTCCGGAGAATAGGATGGTCCCCGGACGATTATACCAACTGGACCTATAAAAATCACCGGGAAGGTATTGCGCTGGTTACTCCAACCAAATGGAAAAAGGGGAATACGTATGAGACCGTTTCCCGTTTTTGTTTTATAAATCCCGATACTACAGAAGAAGATATAAAAGTTATCCTGGATACGATGAAGTAA
- the guaA gene encoding glutamine-hydrolyzing GMP synthase: MQHNVLILDFGSQYTQLIARRVRELNIYCEIHPFNHLPDDISRFKAVILSGSPFSVRGEDAPHPDLSAIRGKIPLLGVCYGAQYLAHFGGGSVEPSNTREYGRANLSDIVEGEPFFEGVSPGTQVWMSHSDTIKALPDNAVKLASTTDVENAAYKIEGEPTYAIQFHPEVYHSTDGKKILENFLVKIGGVAQTWTPDNFVDMTVDALKEQLGNDKVVLALSGGVDSSVAAMLLHKAIGKNLHCIFVNNGLLRKNEFEKVLERYEGMELNVTGVDASARFLDALAGVGDPEQKRKIIGRMFIEVFDDEAHKIKDVKWLGQGTIYPDVIESVSVNGPSATIKSHHNVGGLPDFMKLKVVEPLRMLFKDEVRRVGASMDMDAALLGRHPFPGPGLAIRILGDITPEKVRILQEVDEIFIGGLKSWGLYDKVWQAGAILLPVNSVGVMGDERTYEKCVALRAVESTDGMTADWVNLPYDFLQKTSNDIINRVKGVNRVVYDISSKPPATIEWE, encoded by the coding sequence ATGCAACACAACGTACTCATTTTAGATTTCGGTTCGCAGTATACACAACTCATTGCTCGAAGGGTTCGCGAGCTCAACATATACTGCGAAATTCACCCTTTTAACCATTTACCGGACGATATTTCACGCTTTAAGGCGGTTATCCTCTCAGGAAGCCCTTTTTCGGTAAGAGGGGAAGATGCCCCGCATCCGGATCTGTCTGCCATTCGTGGCAAGATCCCCCTGCTGGGTGTTTGCTACGGTGCGCAATACCTGGCCCATTTCGGAGGAGGAAGTGTAGAACCTTCCAATACGAGGGAGTACGGCAGGGCCAACCTATCGGACATCGTGGAAGGTGAGCCGTTTTTTGAAGGGGTGTCGCCGGGAACACAGGTGTGGATGAGTCATAGCGATACCATAAAAGCCCTGCCGGACAATGCCGTAAAACTGGCAAGTACGACAGATGTGGAAAATGCGGCGTATAAAATAGAAGGAGAACCCACCTACGCCATTCAATTCCACCCGGAAGTGTATCACTCTACCGACGGAAAGAAAATACTCGAAAATTTCCTGGTGAAAATTGGCGGAGTAGCACAAACGTGGACACCGGACAATTTTGTGGATATGACGGTGGATGCATTGAAGGAGCAGCTGGGGAACGACAAGGTGGTCCTCGCCCTTTCCGGAGGGGTGGATTCTTCTGTGGCCGCGATGTTGCTCCATAAGGCCATAGGCAAAAACCTTCACTGTATTTTCGTGAACAACGGACTGCTCCGCAAAAACGAATTCGAAAAGGTCCTGGAACGCTACGAAGGAATGGAACTGAATGTTACCGGGGTAGATGCTTCGGCACGCTTTCTGGATGCACTGGCGGGAGTGGGGGACCCGGAACAGAAACGAAAGATCATAGGGCGTATGTTCATCGAGGTCTTTGACGATGAAGCCCATAAGATAAAGGATGTAAAATGGCTCGGACAGGGAACCATCTATCCCGATGTGATAGAGTCTGTTTCGGTGAACGGGCCGTCCGCTACCATAAAAAGCCATCACAATGTAGGTGGGCTGCCGGACTTTATGAAGCTGAAAGTGGTTGAACCGCTTCGCATGTTGTTCAAGGATGAAGTACGGAGGGTCGGAGCCTCGATGGACATGGATGCCGCATTGCTGGGAAGGCACCCTTTTCCCGGACCCGGACTGGCTATCCGTATCCTGGGCGATATTACTCCGGAAAAAGTTCGTATTTTGCAGGAAGTGGACGAGATATTTATCGGAGGCCTGAAAAGCTGGGGACTGTACGATAAGGTATGGCAGGCAGGAGCTATCCTGCTCCCGGTGAATTCCGTGGGGGTGATGGGCGATGAACGTACCTATGAAAAGTGTGTGGCCCTCAGAGCGGTGGAAAGCACAGACGGTATGACCGCCGACTGGGTGAACCTGCCCTACGATTTTTTACAAAAGACCTCTAATGATATAATAAATAGGGTAAAAGGCGTTAATAGAGTAGTATATGATATAAGCTCCAAGCCGCCGGCCACTATTGAATGGGAATAA
- a CDS encoding pyridoxamine 5'-phosphate oxidase family protein: MNILDSIKNDLRKATRKQRHRFRYFSMATCGIHGHVKQRMLVLRDVADDFTLTAYTDSRSKKITHIKENNEVSLLFFDPRRFVQICITATAATEKDENKVLDLWNQIKPRSRKDYITDIPPGTVIRDPSGVGHQDNVHYFTVLRLIPEKIEYVKLQKIHHLRILFVREGNSWNSDYLVP; the protein is encoded by the coding sequence ATGAACATTCTCGATTCCATAAAAAACGACCTCCGCAAAGCGACGCGGAAGCAGCGACACCGTTTCCGCTATTTTTCCATGGCCACCTGTGGAATTCACGGCCATGTAAAACAGCGTATGCTCGTATTACGCGATGTGGCCGATGATTTTACACTGACCGCCTATACCGACAGCCGCTCCAAAAAAATCACCCATATCAAGGAAAACAACGAGGTAAGCCTGCTCTTTTTTGACCCCAGGAGATTTGTTCAGATATGCATAACGGCAACCGCTGCCACGGAAAAGGACGAAAACAAGGTCCTGGACCTGTGGAACCAGATAAAACCGCGATCGAGAAAGGATTATATTACCGATATTCCCCCGGGGACTGTTATCAGAGATCCTTCAGGTGTGGGACATCAGGACAATGTACACTATTTTACCGTATTGCGGTTAATCCCCGAAAAGATCGAATATGTAAAACTGCAAAAGATCCATCACCTCCGCATACTTTTTGTCCGGGAAGGCAATTCCTGGAACAGCGATTACCTCGTACCCTGA